A single region of the Glycine max cultivar Williams 82 chromosome 20, Glycine_max_v4.0, whole genome shotgun sequence genome encodes:
- the LOC100781887 gene encoding trihelix transcription factor ASR3: MSDPSTLLPSSHHHHNHHVPLIQGGATAPSSSSTTLAREYRKGNWTIQETLILITAKKLDDERRLKTPAACSTSTTTTRTSGELRWKWVENYCWSHGCLRSQNQCNDKWDNLLRDYKKVRDYESKSNDNDNNNNKHFPSYWTLNKQQRKEQNLPSNMVFEVYQTIADVLQRKQTQSQRQHQQPLAIPLVTSSPSPLQTLPPPPLPPPPPPPPPPPPVSSTTPVGSERSESSGTEHSEDDDDGSESKRRKVKNLGSRIMQSASVLARALRSCEEKKEKRHREMIELEQRRIQMEEARNEVHRQGIATLVAAVTNLSGAIESLINNSERHGQR; this comes from the exons ATGTCTGACCCTTCTACCCTCTTACCCTCctcccaccaccaccacaaccaCCATGTGCCACTCATCCAAGGCGGCGCCACCGcaccctcctcctcctccaccaccctaGCCCGAGAATACCGCAAGGGCAACTGGACCATCCAAGAGACCCTCATTCTCATCACTGCAAAAAAGCTCGACGACGAGCGCAGGCTCAAAACCCCTGCTGCATGTAgcacctccaccaccaccaccagaaCCAGCGGCGAGCTCCGGTGGAAATGGGTGGAGAACTATTGCTGGAGCCATGGCTGCTTGCGAAGCCAGAACCAATGCAACGACAAATGGGACAACCTCCTCCGCGATTACAAAAAGGTTCGCGACTACGAGTCCAAATCAAACGAcaacgacaacaacaacaacaaacacttCCCTTCTTATTGGACCCTCAACAAACAACAACGTAAGGAACAGAACCTCCCCTCCAACATGGTCTTCgaagtctaccaaaccatcgCCGATGTCCTCCAAcgaaaacaaacacaatccCAAAGACAACATCAACAACCTCTGGCTATTCCATTAGTTACTTCCTCACCCTCACCACTTCAAACACTTCCACCACCTCCTCTACCACCACCGCCGCCTCCGCCACCTCCTCCTCCGCCAGTTAGCTCCACCACTCCGGTAGGCTCAG AGAGATCGGAATCATCAGGAACTGAGCACAgtgaggatgatgatgatgggtcGGAATCAAAACGTAGGAAAGTTAAGAACCTTGGTTCAAGAATAATGCAAAGTGCATCGGTGTTGGCACGAGCTCTTAGGAGTTGtgaggagaagaaggagaaacgGCACCGTGAAATGATTGAGCTGGAGCAAAGGAGGATTCAGATGGAGGAAGCTCGGAATGAGGTTCACCGGCAAGGCATCGCGACCCTTGTCGCCGCCGTCACCAACCTTTCCGGTGCCATTGAGTCACTCATTAATAATTCTGAACGCCATGGccaaagataa